One Peromyscus leucopus breed LL Stock chromosome 14, UCI_PerLeu_2.1, whole genome shotgun sequence genomic window carries:
- the LOC114698960 gene encoding 40S ribosomal protein S24-like — MNDTVTIPTRRSMTNRLLQRKQMVIDVLHPGKAAVPKTEIREKLAKMYKTTPDVISVFAFRTHFVCGKTAGLGMIYDSLDYAKKKEPRHRLAKHSLYEKKISREQRKERENRMKKVRGTAKASAGAGQKPKE, encoded by the coding sequence ATGAATGACACAGTAACGATCCCAACCAGGAGGTCCATGACTAACCGTCTGCTTCAGAGGAAACAGATGGTGATCGACGTCCTTCACCCGGGGAAGGCAGCAGTACCAAAGACTGAAATTCGGGAGAAGCTAGCCAAAATGTACAAAACCACACCAGATGTCATCTCTGTGTTCGCATTCAGGACCCACTTTGTTTGCGGCAAAACAGCTGGCTTGGGCATGATCTATGATTCTCTAGATTATGCTAAGAAGAAGGAGCCCAGACACAGACTGGCAAAACACAGCCTCTATGAGAAGAAGATCTCCCGGGAACAGCGGAAGGAGCGCGAGAACAGAATGAAGAAGGTCAGGGGCACGGCAAAGGCCAGCGCTGGTGCTGGGCAAAAGCCAAAGGAGTAG